In Candidatus Atribacteria bacterium, a genomic segment contains:
- the murA gene encoding UDP-N-acetylglucosamine 1-carboxyvinyltransferase translates to MDPEKLIISGGNRLHGTVKIDGAKNSSLSIMAATLLTKDVCILRNVPHLTDVETMSEVIRKLGVNVEWKEENSLYIDSDNFNNYEAPYELVKMMRASILVMGPLLARLKRAKISLPGGCAIGARPVDYHLKGFEALGAQVEVEKGYIEAKVNALKGNEIYLDFPSLGATENIMMAACLAEGTTTIENAAKDPEVVELGHFLNKMGAKVKGLGTDLIKIKGVKELHGIDYAIIPDRIEAGTYMIAAAITCGDVLIKESDPILLKPLIVKLEEAGVQIELEKDFIKVIGPERVKAVDIKTLPFPGFPTDMQPQFMALACVAKGTSVITETVFEKRFVHTGDMIRMGADIKVEGHSAIVKGVKKLSAAPVMASDLRGGAALVLAGLVAEGTTELSRIYHLDRGYV, encoded by the coding sequence TTGGATCCAGAAAAGCTAATTATTTCCGGAGGAAATAGATTACATGGTACAGTAAAAATTGATGGGGCGAAAAATTCATCTTTATCTATTATGGCTGCAACCTTATTGACAAAAGATGTATGTATTTTAAGAAATGTTCCTCATCTTACCGATGTTGAGACTATGTCTGAGGTTATAAGGAAATTAGGGGTCAATGTAGAATGGAAAGAAGAAAACAGCCTTTATATTGATTCGGATAATTTTAATAATTATGAGGCACCTTATGAATTGGTAAAAATGATGAGGGCTTCTATTTTGGTAATGGGGCCACTACTGGCTCGCTTAAAAAGAGCTAAGATATCTTTACCGGGTGGTTGTGCTATTGGTGCTCGTCCAGTTGATTACCATTTAAAAGGATTTGAGGCTTTAGGTGCTCAAGTAGAAGTGGAAAAAGGTTATATTGAAGCAAAAGTTAATGCCTTAAAAGGTAACGAAATATACCTGGATTTCCCTAGTCTGGGAGCGACTGAAAATATAATGATGGCAGCCTGTTTAGCGGAAGGGACTACTACTATTGAAAATGCAGCCAAAGACCCTGAAGTAGTGGAATTGGGTCATTTTTTGAATAAAATGGGGGCAAAAGTTAAAGGATTAGGAACTGATTTAATTAAAATAAAAGGAGTAAAAGAATTACATGGGATTGATTATGCCATTATTCCTGATCGCATTGAGGCGGGTACTTATATGATAGCAGCTGCTATTACCTGTGGAGATGTTTTAATCAAGGAGTCTGATCCCATCTTATTAAAACCATTGATAGTAAAATTAGAAGAAGCAGGAGTACAAATAGAGTTAGAAAAGGATTTTATTAAAGTAATAGGACCAGAAAGAGTTAAAGCAGTTGATATTAAGACCTTACCTTTTCCTGGATTTCCCACCGATATGCAACCCCAATTTATGGCTTTAGCCTGTGTGGCCAAAGGTACCAGTGTCATTACGGAGACAGTATTTGAGAAAAGATTTGTTCATACCGGTGATATGATCAGGATGGGAGCAGATATTAAAGTGGAAGGGCATAGCGCTATTGTTAAAGGAGTAAAAAAGTTAAGTGCTGCTCCGGTAATGGCTTCAGATTTAAGAGGTGGAGCCGCTTTGGTATTGGCTGGTTTAGTAGCGGAAGGTACTACCGAATTAAGTAGAATATATCATTTAGATAGAGGATATGTG
- the mtnA gene encoding S-methyl-5-thioribose-1-phosphate isomerase, giving the protein MKTIEWKEGKLFLIDQRKLPLKYEVINCSTYQEVADAIKKMKVRGAPAIGVAAAFGMALAAYSSEANTFVEFIQDMEKAKHYLSLTRPTAVNLFWALERMMNLINIKKELDLLRLKDIILQEAQNIAREDIEINKRIGKYGASIIQDGDNILTHCNAGALATVGHGTALGVIRTAFKEGKKIHIYVDETRPVLQGARLTTWELMQEKIPFTLITDNMAGFLMFQKRVNIIIVGADRIARNGDVVNKIGTYSLSVLARENNVPFYIAAPISTIDLSIKSGKKIPIEERDPKEVTQILGKQITPLGVRAFNPAFDLTPHDYIEGIITEKGIIRKPFEKNIKTVVNI; this is encoded by the coding sequence ATGAAAACCATTGAATGGAAAGAAGGAAAATTATTTTTAATCGACCAGAGAAAACTTCCTTTAAAATACGAAGTAATTAATTGTTCCACTTACCAGGAAGTAGCGGATGCTATCAAGAAGATGAAAGTAAGAGGTGCTCCTGCTATTGGGGTAGCTGCTGCCTTTGGTATGGCGCTTGCTGCTTATTCTTCCGAAGCTAATACTTTTGTAGAATTTATCCAAGATATGGAAAAAGCAAAACATTACCTGAGCCTCACTCGGCCTACCGCAGTAAATCTATTTTGGGCTTTAGAGAGAATGATGAATTTAATTAATATAAAAAAAGAGCTTGATTTATTAAGATTAAAAGATATAATCTTACAGGAAGCCCAAAATATTGCCCGAGAAGATATAGAGATAAATAAAAGAATAGGAAAATACGGAGCTTCAATCATTCAGGATGGCGACAATATTCTTACTCACTGTAACGCCGGTGCTCTGGCAACTGTAGGTCATGGTACTGCATTGGGAGTGATTCGTACTGCCTTCAAAGAAGGAAAGAAGATACATATATATGTTGATGAAACCAGACCCGTATTACAGGGAGCAAGGCTTACCACCTGGGAATTAATGCAGGAAAAAATTCCCTTTACCCTTATCACTGATAATATGGCTGGATTTTTAATGTTTCAGAAAAGGGTAAATATAATCATTGTAGGAGCAGATCGCATTGCTCGAAACGGTGATGTGGTAAATAAAATCGGAACTTATTCTTTGTCTGTTTTAGCCCGAGAAAATAATGTTCCTTTTTACATTGCTGCTCCGATATCTACTATTGATTTATCGATAAAATCCGGGAAGAAGATTCCCATCGAAGAGAGAGATCCGAAAGAAGTAACGCAAATATTAGGTAAACAGATAACTCCCTTAGGAGTAAGGGCATTTAATCCGGCTTTTGATCTTACGCCTCACGACTATATAGAGGGGATTATTACTGAAAAGGGGATTATTCGAAAACCTTTTGAAAAAAATATTAAAACAGTCGTTAATATATAG
- a CDS encoding ligand-binding protein SH3: MPVFWAYIYAVLGNILPAIFLLLFLKPFSEYLSRFYYFDIFFKWLFKRTRRNTQEKFEKYGALFLLLFVAIPLPVTGAWTGSVAAFIFGIRFFYAFPSIVGGVMISGIIVSLASLGVISFV, from the coding sequence ATGCCGGTTTTTTGGGCTTATATATATGCAGTATTAGGGAATATACTTCCGGCAATTTTCCTATTGTTATTTTTAAAACCTTTTTCAGAGTATTTGAGTCGCTTTTATTATTTTGATATTTTTTTTAAATGGCTTTTTAAAAGAACGCGTAGAAATACCCAGGAAAAGTTCGAAAAATACGGAGCACTATTTCTATTACTTTTCGTAGCTATTCCTCTACCTGTAACCGGTGCCTGGACAGGCTCAGTAGCTGCATTTATCTTTGGCATAAGGTTTTTCTATGCCTTTCCTAGCATAGTGGGAGGAGTTATGATATCCGGGATAATCGTTTCCTTAGCCAGCTTGGGAGTGATTAGTTTTGTTTGA
- a CDS encoding purine-nucleoside phosphorylase has protein sequence MKDLKRKIIESVEFINQKSKIKPKIAIILGTGLGRLAEEIKEKEIIAYSEIPNFPLATVQSHSGNLVLGKLGNNEVVAMQGRFHYYEGYNLKEVTFPVRVMKKLGANIIIISNAAGGMNRFFKRGDLMLINDHINLFGDNPLIGSNDEELGPRFPDMSEAYNRELIELTKKVALKEKIRLQEGVYAGLSGPTLETPAEYRFLISIGADAVGMSTVPEVIVANHMGMKVLGISCITDLAIDGVIVKTKLEEILKTASDAEPIMTKLIKKVIEKID, from the coding sequence ATGAAAGATTTAAAAAGAAAAATCATAGAAAGTGTAGAGTTTATTAATCAAAAGAGTAAGATAAAACCAAAAATTGCCATTATATTAGGCACGGGATTAGGAAGGCTGGCAGAAGAGATTAAAGAAAAAGAAATTATTGCTTATAGTGAGATTCCCAACTTTCCCCTAGCTACAGTTCAAAGCCATAGCGGTAACCTGGTTTTAGGAAAGTTGGGTAATAATGAAGTAGTGGCCATGCAGGGTAGATTTCATTATTATGAAGGTTATAATCTAAAAGAAGTCACCTTTCCGGTAAGGGTGATGAAAAAATTAGGGGCGAATATCATAATTATTTCCAATGCAGCAGGCGGAATGAACCGTTTCTTCAAGAGAGGTGACTTAATGTTGATTAATGACCATATAAATCTATTTGGAGATAATCCTTTAATTGGCTCGAATGACGAAGAATTGGGACCACGATTTCCCGACATGTCCGAAGCTTATAACCGAGAACTTATTGAGTTAACCAAAAAGGTAGCCTTAAAAGAAAAAATAAGATTACAAGAAGGAGTATACGCGGGTTTATCCGGCCCTACCCTAGAGACACCAGCTGAATATAGATTTCTGATAAGCATAGGCGCAGATGCAGTAGGGATGTCTACAGTACCAGAGGTAATAGTAGCTAATCATATGGGAATGAAGGTATTGGGAATTTCCTGTATCACTGATTTAGCCATAGATGGGGTGATCGTAAAAACTAAGCTGGAGGAAATTTTAAAAACCGCCTCGGATGCTGAACCGATTATGACTAAACTTATAAAGAAGGTAATCGAGAAAATTGATTAG
- the xerD gene encoding site-specific tyrosine recombinase XerD, with amino-acid sequence MVKQLEETLECFLDYLSMERGLSQNTITSYRYDLLKYIGFLRKRKINSFNQTDKVLINNYFVHLRGKNLEINSISRNLVAVKMLYRFLLTENMIKEDITSLIEFPKVSKKLPHVLSSREIDLLLDEANFKDKLGLRDQAVLELFYATGLRVSELIYLKINDLNMENYMLKCIGKGSKERIIPFGKKAYHSLNLYLNQVRPKLVKNPEEDTLFLNSRGGRLSRQGIFYLVKLYAQKAKIKKKVTPHTLRHTLATHLLEHGADLRSVQEMLGHSDISTTQIYTHVSRKWVSEEYYRAFPRT; translated from the coding sequence ATGGTGAAACAATTAGAGGAAACTTTAGAATGTTTTTTAGATTATCTGTCGATGGAAAGAGGTTTGTCTCAAAATACTATCACTTCTTATAGATATGATCTTCTAAAGTATATTGGTTTTTTAAGAAAGAGAAAAATAAATTCCTTTAATCAGACTGACAAAGTATTGATCAATAATTATTTTGTTCATTTAAGAGGAAAAAATTTAGAGATTAATTCAATTTCCCGAAATTTAGTAGCAGTGAAGATGTTATATCGTTTTTTATTAACGGAAAATATGATCAAGGAAGACATCACTAGTTTGATCGAATTCCCTAAAGTGAGTAAAAAACTTCCTCATGTCTTAAGTTCGAGAGAGATAGATCTTTTATTAGATGAGGCTAATTTTAAAGATAAATTAGGATTAAGAGACCAGGCTGTTTTGGAATTATTTTACGCTACCGGTCTTAGGGTATCCGAACTGATATATTTAAAAATTAATGATCTAAATATGGAAAATTATATGTTGAAATGTATAGGGAAAGGATCTAAAGAGCGAATTATACCTTTTGGGAAAAAAGCTTATCACTCTTTAAATTTATATTTGAATCAAGTCAGACCGAAATTAGTAAAAAATCCGGAAGAGGACACTTTATTTTTAAATAGTCGGGGAGGAAGACTTTCTCGACAAGGAATATTCTATTTGGTAAAACTATATGCTCAAAAGGCAAAGATAAAAAAGAAAGTTACTCCCCATACCTTAAGACATACTTTGGCTACCCATTTATTAGAACATGGAGCAGATCTCCGGTCAGTGCAAGAGATGTTAGGACACTCAGATATTTCCACTACCCAAATTTATACTCATGTAAGTAGAAAATGGGTTAGCGAAGAATATTATAGAGCCTTTCCTAGAACGTAA
- a CDS encoding DUF3048 domain-containing protein, with translation MPINRYRTKRLKQNKKSFLGRSFLISIILNIVLLFVFGNMIAFDFSRPLPEKELTLVSLVEIPAPEQPESKKPEITEKKPVAQLEVKPKAAPVSPEPPKLKEEITETKVVSKEELREGAPRVEVKTPEIETTPVEIIPPTQAKDTLGEDISVATEYFKQTITSRKEVKGEIFEPGESQLKVNLGEKEEENIEATYGTVVNPGEITTLPEVKEKESPFGSRPLAIMIENSEGARPQSGLDKANIVYEVLAEGGITRFLAIYYDQEAEEVGPIRSARPYFVSKSLEHQAIYIHVGGSEEAYNFIKEENIDDINEFVDFQPFWRSTDRKPPHNLYASTSKLRKEANKLGYIEMIKKQEYQFEISRDEKLSGRKNNSIVIPYNRNYTVSYQYLPETMKYIRFMNGEPHIDAKTKEQIAVDNVIVQYAGTKIIDEEGRLAVDFVGKGKGLLFIKGQSSEITWEKPDLRARTIFLDKDGNRIALIPGNVWIQIVPLDLILEY, from the coding sequence AGAAAAAGAGCTTACCCTGGTAAGTCTGGTGGAAATTCCTGCACCGGAACAACCGGAATCAAAAAAACCGGAGATTACTGAGAAAAAACCCGTTGCTCAACTGGAAGTTAAACCAAAAGCTGCACCGGTTTCCCCCGAACCACCCAAGTTAAAAGAAGAAATAACCGAAACAAAAGTAGTCAGCAAGGAAGAGTTAAGAGAAGGAGCACCAAGAGTAGAAGTAAAAACTCCTGAAATTGAAACTACACCAGTGGAAATAATTCCTCCAACTCAAGCTAAAGATACTTTAGGAGAGGATATAAGTGTTGCTACTGAATATTTTAAGCAGACTATTACCAGTAGGAAAGAAGTTAAGGGGGAGATATTTGAACCGGGTGAGTCACAACTTAAAGTGAATTTAGGCGAAAAGGAAGAAGAAAATATCGAAGCTACTTATGGTACTGTGGTAAATCCGGGAGAAATTACTACCCTGCCGGAAGTAAAAGAAAAAGAATCTCCTTTTGGGAGTAGGCCTCTTGCGATTATGATAGAAAATTCAGAAGGAGCCAGACCTCAAAGTGGTTTGGATAAAGCTAATATTGTCTATGAAGTTTTAGCAGAAGGGGGAATCACCAGATTTTTAGCCATTTATTATGATCAGGAAGCAGAAGAAGTTGGACCGATAAGAAGCGCAAGACCTTATTTTGTCAGTAAATCCTTAGAGCATCAGGCGATTTATATCCATGTAGGCGGGAGTGAGGAAGCCTATAATTTTATAAAAGAAGAGAATATAGATGATATCAATGAGTTTGTAGATTTTCAACCTTTCTGGAGATCTACAGACCGAAAACCACCACATAATTTATATGCCTCTACCAGTAAATTGAGAAAAGAAGCTAATAAATTGGGCTATATTGAGATGATAAAAAAGCAAGAATACCAATTTGAAATCAGTAGGGATGAAAAATTAAGCGGCAGAAAAAATAATTCTATAGTTATTCCTTATAACAGAAATTATACGGTTAGTTATCAATATCTACCTGAGACAATGAAATATATAAGATTTATGAATGGAGAGCCTCATATAGATGCTAAAACTAAAGAACAAATAGCAGTAGATAATGTTATCGTTCAATATGCCGGAACCAAAATTATTGATGAAGAGGGAAGGCTGGCCGTAGATTTCGTTGGTAAGGGGAAAGGATTATTATTTATTAAAGGTCAATCCTCAGAAATTACTTGGGAAAAGCCTGATCTAAGAGCAAGGACTATATTTTTAGATAAAGACGGGAATAGAATAGCTTTGATTCCGGGAAATGTTTGGATTCAAATTGTACCACTGGATCTTATTCTGGAATATTAA